The genomic DNA AAGACCGGGGAGGCTACTTGCGCGCCAGCGGCCGGCGCTGGGCCAGTTCCAGGCGGAAGACGAAGCGCACCAGCCGCTGGCGGTCGTCGTCGGCGATGGCGGTGAACTGGCTGCCCACCAGCCAGCGGGAGCCCCGGAGGACCTCCCGCACGTACTTGGCCCGGCAGCGGGCCCGGATGGGGTCGCGGCCGTCGGGGACGTTGAGGACGACGTCGAACTCGTCGTCCTCCCCCAGGGGCGGCAGGTCGGTGAACAGCAGGCTCACCCCGCCCCCGCTCACGTCCTTGGTCACGGCCCGGTAGGACCGGTCCCCCGCCAGAAGGTCGGCGTTGAGGCTGGCGTCCTGGCGGACGTAGTCCCGCCGCTGGGTCCGGGCGGGCTCGCCGGCCAGGCGGATGGACAGGCCGGGCTCGGCCGCGGCGTCCGCCGCGGCCACGGTGCCCCGGTCCTCG from Armatimonadota bacterium includes the following:
- a CDS encoding PilZ domain-containing protein, producing the protein MQQLKVGERVLVEVVSTGESYPGEVQALNGPTVRLAAAMRAGETPLPGTPVRVIFVRKDGLYEDRGTVAAADAAAEPGLSIRLAGEPARTQRRDYVRQDASLNADLLAGDRSYRAVTKDVSGGGVSLLFTDLPPLGEDDEFDVVLNVPDGRDPIRARCRAKYVREVLRGSRWLVGSQFTAIADDDRQRLVRFVFRLELAQRRPLARK